The Brachyspira hyodysenteriae ATCC 27164 sequence TATAGCCATATTGCATACGCCAAATACAGGTTCAGGAGCAGGGCGAACAACAACTTCTATACCAGCGTCTAGTAAAATTTTTTCAGCCTTAATCAAATCTCTTGGAGTTTGTAAATAACAAAAACTTTTTACCATAATTACTTTCCTAATACATTTATTAAATATTCTAAATCTTCTTTCGTTGTATAAGGTGAAAAAGAAAATCGTAAAGCACCGTTATCATTTTTATAAAAGTTATGGGCTAAAAATGAACAGTGAAAACCATATCGGCATTCTATATTATAATCTTCATATAGCTTATGAGCAAGATTAGACATATTTATACTGCTGTCAATATCTGCTATAGAAAATAAAAATCCTTGAGTATCTTTATTTTTAGACCATATAACTTTATATTTATTCATATCTTCTATTTTTTTTATTGTGTAAATTATATCATCTATATTAATATTCCAATTAGGTCTGTTCTTCAATGCTGCTAAAAGTCCTATTATTCCAACAGTGTTTGGAGTACCAGATTCATATATTTCAGGTATACTATACGGAGTTTCATAGCCATCACCAAAACCGCCTCCAAAATATGCCGGATTTAACTTTTCAGGATTTTTAACATAGAAACCTCCTGTACCTGTAGGGCCAAGAAGTCCCTTATGTCCTGTAAAAGCTATAAAATCTATATTCCATTCATCTGCTTTTATATCATGTATGCCTACAGATTGGGTAGCATCCACAAGTAATGGTATATCTCCTATAGTTTCTTTTATTTTTTTTATAGGCTGTATAACTCCGCTTATATTACTTTCCATATTAATAATAACTAATGATATCTTTTCTTTTTTTATTATTTCAGAAAGCGCTTCTATGTTTACTATTCCTCCATCTAAAGATGGTATTATTTTATACTCTACATTTTTATTTTTACTTAATTTATGTATTGGTCTTACTACGGCATTATGTTCCAAAGCCGATATTAAGATTTTGCAGTTATTTAAATCCAGTCCTATAAGTATATCATTTATTGATCTTGTAGCCCCTGGTGTAAATACTATATTTGAGGCATCTTTTACCCCCAAAAAGTTTTCAGCTAATAAATCTCTGCATTCTTCTATTTTTTGAGTGGTTTCTTTACCTCTTTTAGTATTAACTCTTCCATAAGTTCCGCCTATATTCATTAAAAAATTATACATTTCTTCTGCAACTTCTTTCGGCTTTGGAAAACTAGTAGTGGAGTTATCAAAATAATAATTTTTCATAATACAGTTTTAATTTTTTATGCTCTTATAACGGCAGAAGCATTAGCCATAGCTTCTATAATACCAAGCATATTAGTTTGTTCTTCAACTTTTATTTCATTTAATTCATAAAATTTAACACAAGTACCGCAGAAAAATATTTTTATTCCTGCATCTCTTAATTCTTGTAATAAAGTTTTATAAGGCTCTTCAACACCTAAATAAACTCCTCCATTATAGCAATATAATGCTTCTGGTTTTGGGTTAGCATCTTTTAATGCTCCTAAAAATGCTTTTAATAATAATTCGCCAAGTTCATCATTTCCCTGTCCCATAACCTTTTTATCTATAACAGCTATAACAGGACCTGAAGATTTTTCTTTATTAGTATCATTAGAAGATAAATCTTTATTTTTAATAATCTTGAAATTTTTACCTTCGTTTGTATATGTTATGCCGTTATTTTTTAAAAAGTCTGTAATATTGTGAAATGCCACTTCATCATCTATCAATACTTCTATTTCTTCATTAAGAGCAGCATTTGTTATTGCAGTTTTTGTTAAAATTAATGGTTTTGGGCAAGGTATGCCTCTAGCATCTACTGTTTTCATAATTTTACTTCCTTATAAAAAATTTGTAATAATAGCATATATGATATATTAAAAAAAATTTATTGTCAATTATATGTAATAAAATAAGATTTAATAAAATATGTTAAATGGTTTTTATGCAATAGAGTTATATATAAAATGCACCATGTAATTATCTTGTTCAAATGATAAAAATACATTATGAAATAAAGCAAATATATAATTTATTATAATTGATTTTGAAAATATCTGAGTGTTTTCAGGAGATAAAGTTATAATTATTCCTACTATCAAATAAATTATAGCTGTTGATATAAATAATAATGCTGCTGCTCCAATTATTCTATCCACCCAAGATAGATATATAATTTTTAGTATATCTTTTATACTTTTTTCAACTTTTGAAAGTATTATTCTAATGATAGAGTAGGTGGCTATTAAAGATATCACTTTTAATATAAATGAATGATCAAAATATTTGGACATATGATTATATATTAATGGTGCTATTACAAATGTTATTATTATGGCTATAACAGGGATTATAGTTGATATTAATCCCTTATATAATCCATATATTAAAGCAAAAGCTAATATTGTAATTAATAGTATATCAATATTACTAAACATTTGATGATTTCTTTAATAAAGCTATTATAGGGGCAAATGTAAAGCTGCTTTTCTTTCTATGCGTATTAATAATATTTGATAATGCTTCTATATCGGTATGAGAGAATGAAGAATAGTTTCCTATTTTTTTAGTTATTTCATTAAGATCATCTTTAGATTTTATTACATTATTAAAATTATTAAATATTTTGTATACATCTTGATTCTGATATTCTATTTTAGAATTTAAGTTATTTTGAACCTCAAGCATAGCAGATATATTTTCTTTTATTGATAAAACTATTAAATTTTGATTTACCAATATATTTGACATTACTTCATTATACTGCTCTAAAGATTTAAAGTGGCTCAATTTTTTAGAATCATTATTTATATTATTTTCCATTTCTTCAATAAATTTATCTATAGTATCAGATATTCTATTTATTTCTTTTGCTATTATATTACATCTGTCTTTTATATAAAATGAAGAATTTTCTATCATAACCAATCCTGCAAATATATCAGTAAGCATTTTTTCTATTGATTCTGTTCCTTTAGATATTTCAAAGGATAAAGTACCTATTTCTTTTGCTACTACTGAGAAACTTTTACCATAAAATCCTGCTTTAGATGCTTGAATTCCTGCATTAATGGATAGAAGATTAGTTTTATTAGTTATTGATTTAATATATTCTATTGTATTATATATAGATTCTGTAATGCTGTTTACATCTTTAAATTGATTTGCAGAATCCATTATGGCGTTTAAAAATTTATTAGAAGTTTCTTTAAAACTTTCTTTTATAAGTCTTAATTCATTTTTCAATGACATTATTTGTTCATTAGAGAAATCTGACTCTTTCATATTAGAAATAGTTTGATTTAATACTCTGAAATGTTCCTGCATCTGCGATTTATATTTATCAAAGAATGTAAATATAGTATTGGTATATTTTAATCCGTCTTTTATTATATTTTTTTTGCTATTTTTAGCTTCTATCAATCTGTCATTTGCTTCCAAAATAGAATCTATTTTAGAGCTTATTATATTATATGCATCTTTTGCTTCTTTATCTATTTCAAAAACGAACATAGATGTGTCCATTAAATTTTTGTCTATTATATTTAATTGTTCAGATATCTTATCTATGTTATTTAATGTTTTTAAATTTAGATGCAATTTATTATTTAATACACTTTCTTTCTTTATTGACTCTAAAGCATTTTTAGCGAAAGATGAGAATATAGATATGGATCTGAATGATGATGATATTACTATAGCAAATCCTATTCTATCAAAACCAATATTATCCAAAGTTTTTTCTAAATATAAATATCTTACTATTAATACTAATGCTATAACTATTGATATAATCATAAGTACATTAGTTTTATAATCATAATTCATTATCATATCTGTTAAAGTAGATATAAACATAATTAAAAATACTAATAAAATGATATAATTTTTAAATAGATAAAATAGTCCAACAGCTTTTATATAGTATGAATCTGTATTAGTCTCTGATTCATAATAATTAATTGTAACTGTAATGAATCTTCTAGGATACATTATACTAGCTACTATCAAAGCAATAGATAATATAAGTATTATTACAAATACAGTATTATTTAAATTCATCAAATTTTTATTTTTTGATATAAAACTTTTTGAGTTTATAGGCATTAATACTATTGCTACAAGCAGTATTATATTATTCGCTAAATACAGCACCATAGATAAATTTGGATTAACTTGCTTTGATCCGTAAGTAGATAAAAATATTATAATAAGAGATATAATATTATATATGAATATAAATGATAAAGTAACTGAAATAGTAATATATGTAACTTTTTTTGTTTTTATAGATAATAACAAATATATCATAATAAAAACTGACATTAAAGAAATACCAATTATAGGTGCTAATAATTGTATTACTGTTATATTATATCCATATATTAAATTTGAAAATATATTCATAGCTATTCCTTTTACATAACTTTAGAATATTCATCTACTTTAGTTTCTAAATCATCTGTATATTCTAAGAATTTTTTCATTTCCTCATTAAGTTTATTAGTTATAGATTCCAAATCATCAGATGTAGCTAAAAGCTTATTCATATCCCTCATAAGGTTTTTCACCTCAGAATTTTCTATATATGCTTTTTCTGATATATCAATTACATAATCATTAATTTCCTCTATTCTAGTTTTGATATTTAAAAAATCATTTTCTTCATTAATGATTATATTTGTCATGTTTGATATAGAATTATGCATTTTATCAGTATTTTTTATAATATTCATATTGTAATCATTTTGTTTTTCCATGTTAATATTAAATTTATTGATTCTTTCATAGTGCATAGAAATTTCTGATGATAATTGAGACATATTATTATTAATATTATTACTTGAATATGTATATTTTTTAAATATATCTTCTATTTGAAATAATAAATCCTGCATTCTATTAGTGGCCTGAGATGTTTCACTAACCAATTCAGTAACCTCTTTAGATACTACAGAGAAGTTAGTATACCATTCTCCAGCTTTTGAAGCTTGTATACTAGAATTGATTGCAAGAGTTTTAGTTTTATCAGACATATTTGTCATAAATGATATAATTCTATTTATCTGGAAATTTAATTGTCCGAAAGTTTCAGATTTAGCAAATTCCTTAATAAAATTGCTTTTTTCTATTTCCAATTTATTTTGTAAATCTTCAAACATAGTTACTATATATCTGCTTTGAGCCTGTAAAGCATAAATTTTTTCTACAGAGTCATGTAATTTTAAGTTGGATTCTTCAAGTGTTTTTTTCTGTAATTCTACTGAAGCCTGTAAATTAGGATATGTTTCTATTAATTCATTTATTTTTGTTATATTAATTTTTCCGTCATTTATTTGAAAATTTTCTATAGTGATAAATTCATTAGTATATTCAATTACTTTATTTATATCATTTTTTAAATTATTAATAGTAGAATATGTATTTTCCACTTTACTAACTAAATTATTAACAGATTCAGAGAAATTTTCTTTTAATTCAGATAATTTTTCAGCTGTATTTATAGCTGTATTAATTATTATAGAGTCCTGAGCTTTTATACTCTCTAAATCATAATACTGAGTTGTTTTCTTATATACTGCTGAAATAAATCTGCTTACTGATAAATATATCATTATAATATTAAATATAGCATATACTAAAGTAATTCTACTAAATGTAGAATTATTAAAGATTAAGAAATTACTTGAATATTTTGTATATATTGATATTCCATTAAAATCATCAAAAAATGCTAATGATATTAATCCAATTAATATCAATAAAAGAATAT is a genomic window containing:
- a CDS encoding putative Se/S carrier-like protein, producing the protein MVKSFCYLQTPRDLIKAEKILLDAGIEVVVRPAPEPVFGVCNMAIDIEDKDKLYIISLLEAAGLVVTIKDME
- a CDS encoding aminotransferase class V-fold PLP-dependent enzyme encodes the protein MKNYYFDNSTTSFPKPKEVAEEMYNFLMNIGGTYGRVNTKRGKETTQKIEECRDLLAENFLGVKDASNIVFTPGATRSINDILIGLDLNNCKILISALEHNAVVRPIHKLSKNKNVEYKIIPSLDGGIVNIEALSEIIKKEKISLVIINMESNISGVIQPIKKIKETIGDIPLLVDATQSVGIHDIKADEWNIDFIAFTGHKGLLGPTGTGGFYVKNPEKLNPAYFGGGFGDGYETPYSIPEIYESGTPNTVGIIGLLAALKNRPNWNINIDDIIYTIKKIEDMNKYKVIWSKNKDTQGFLFSIADIDSSINMSNLAHKLYEDYNIECRYGFHCSFLAHNFYKNDNGALRFSFSPYTTKEDLEYLINVLGK
- the yedF gene encoding sulfurtransferase-like selenium metabolism protein YedF, with amino-acid sequence MKTVDARGIPCPKPLILTKTAITNAALNEEIEVLIDDEVAFHNITDFLKNNGITYTNEGKNFKIIKNKDLSSNDTNKEKSSGPVIAVIDKKVMGQGNDELGELLLKAFLGALKDANPKPEALYCYNGGVYLGVEEPYKTLLQELRDAGIKIFFCGTCVKFYELNEIKVEEQTNMLGIIEAMANASAVIRA
- a CDS encoding CvpA family protein; the protein is MFSNIDILLITILAFALIYGLYKGLISTIIPVIAIIITFVIAPLIYNHMSKYFDHSFILKVISLIATYSIIRIILSKVEKSIKDILKIIYLSWVDRIIGAAALLFISTAIIYLIVGIIITLSPENTQIFSKSIIINYIFALFHNVFLSFEQDNYMVHFIYNSIA
- a CDS encoding methyl-accepting chemotaxis protein; amino-acid sequence: MNIFSNLIYGYNITVIQLLAPIIGISLMSVFIMIYLLLSIKTKKVTYITISVTLSFIFIYNIISLIIIFLSTYGSKQVNPNLSMVLYLANNIILLVAIVLMPINSKSFISKNKNLMNLNNTVFVIILILSIALIVASIMYPRRFITVTINYYESETNTDSYYIKAVGLFYLFKNYIILLVFLIMFISTLTDMIMNYDYKTNVLMIISIVIALVLIVRYLYLEKTLDNIGFDRIGFAIVISSSFRSISIFSSFAKNALESIKKESVLNNKLHLNLKTLNNIDKISEQLNIIDKNLMDTSMFVFEIDKEAKDAYNIISSKIDSILEANDRLIEAKNSKKNIIKDGLKYTNTIFTFFDKYKSQMQEHFRVLNQTISNMKESDFSNEQIMSLKNELRLIKESFKETSNKFLNAIMDSANQFKDVNSITESIYNTIEYIKSITNKTNLLSINAGIQASKAGFYGKSFSVVAKEIGTLSFEISKGTESIEKMLTDIFAGLVMIENSSFYIKDRCNIIAKEINRISDTIDKFIEEMENNINNDSKKLSHFKSLEQYNEVMSNILVNQNLIVLSIKENISAMLEVQNNLNSKIEYQNQDVYKIFNNFNNVIKSKDDLNEITKKIGNYSSFSHTDIEALSNIINTHRKKSSFTFAPIIALLKKSSNV
- a CDS encoding methyl-accepting chemotaxis protein, producing MNYDFSLITLELGIPVIATIISIVGIILYAYIYFQLYEESQAIILLVGFLSFLFSGLEAANIITSLHSPHNNLALNMYKFEQLALSLTIIPWMMYIRNKLTLSEYFHSILNKLYIAIIFILILLFAIALLYPQLFISTEQPISSLNETMKYSIKSRGELGTVYILRDFVFTIYYFVIICSFIYEMTVNKKFKENILLLILIGLISLAFFDDFNGISIYTKYSSNFLIFNNSTFSRITLVYAIFNIIMIYLSVSRFISAVYKKTTQYYDLESIKAQDSIIINTAINTAEKLSELKENFSESVNNLVSKVENTYSTINNLKNDINKVIEYTNEFITIENFQINDGKINITKINELIETYPNLQASVELQKKTLEESNLKLHDSVEKIYALQAQSRYIVTMFEDLQNKLEIEKSNFIKEFAKSETFGQLNFQINRIISFMTNMSDKTKTLAINSSIQASKAGEWYTNFSVVSKEVTELVSETSQATNRMQDLLFQIEDIFKKYTYSSNNINNNMSQLSSEISMHYERINKFNINMEKQNDYNMNIIKNTDKMHNSISNMTNIIINEENDFLNIKTRIEEINDYVIDISEKAYIENSEVKNLMRDMNKLLATSDDLESITNKLNEEMKKFLEYTDDLETKVDEYSKVM